A section of the Spirosoma pollinicola genome encodes:
- a CDS encoding HmuY family protein → MHINQLIVAVCLSSALFSCKKEDNPIVVQPLTATTVKDVPADPTSMTSTTGQQPVAATGKFTLFSFKDNKQIANADSATNKWDIGFRGTTIIVNGGPIRTGQGGAYVQTGTFEETTSVPSSATFAQDQSATQLAITTGSGKGWYNYDQTTNLISSIPGKVFIIRTGDGKYAKMDILSYYQGAPATPAATSVARYYTFRYVYQPDGSQSLK, encoded by the coding sequence ATGCATATCAACCAATTAATCGTGGCGGTTTGCCTGAGCAGCGCCTTATTCTCCTGTAAAAAAGAAGACAATCCTATCGTTGTTCAACCGCTAACGGCAACCACTGTTAAAGATGTACCCGCCGATCCAACCAGTATGACATCCACTACCGGTCAGCAACCGGTTGCGGCAACGGGTAAATTCACGCTCTTCAGCTTCAAGGATAATAAGCAGATTGCCAACGCTGATTCGGCTACAAACAAGTGGGATATTGGGTTTCGGGGTACTACCATTATTGTCAATGGCGGACCGATTCGAACCGGACAAGGGGGGGCTTATGTGCAAACCGGCACGTTTGAGGAAACGACATCTGTGCCTTCATCCGCAACGTTCGCGCAGGACCAAAGTGCTACTCAGTTAGCTATTACAACGGGCTCCGGCAAAGGCTGGTACAATTATGACCAAACGACCAATCTCATCTCGTCCATACCTGGAAAAGTATTTATTATTCGCACAGGCGATGGTAAGTATGCCAAAATGGATATTCTTAGCTATTATCAAGGAGCACCGGCCACTCCCGCGGCTACGAGTGTAGCTCGTTATTATACCTTTCGCTATGTCTACCAGCCCGACGGTAGCCAGTCGCTGAAATGA
- a CDS encoding prephenate dehydrogenase, which translates to MTVSIVGIGLLGGSFALAVREKYPKMRFIGVDSSAVNGQLALAKGIVDDVLPLADAIAQSTLVVMATPVNIIIDLLPTVLDHLPAGATVIDLGSTKGLICAMADAHPKRAQFVAVHPMAGTENSGPGAAFKELLVGKNLIICDREKSNPDSLTLTESLFRDVGMKLFYMTPQEHDLHLAYVSHLSHVSAFALGLTVLEKEKDEQAIFDMASTGFSSTVRLAKSSPAMWAPIFDQNRQNVSQALADYIEFLLHFKQIIDDQDVTNSLDFMQRANVIRRVLDGIEKR; encoded by the coding sequence ATGACTGTCTCCATTGTAGGAATAGGCTTATTAGGTGGTTCGTTTGCCCTTGCGGTCCGCGAGAAATACCCCAAAATGCGCTTTATTGGCGTCGATAGTTCAGCGGTAAACGGGCAACTGGCGCTGGCCAAAGGCATTGTTGATGACGTATTACCCTTGGCGGACGCAATAGCCCAAAGTACGCTTGTCGTTATGGCGACACCCGTCAATATCATCATCGACTTACTGCCCACCGTGCTCGATCACCTGCCAGCGGGCGCAACGGTTATTGATCTGGGCTCTACAAAAGGCCTTATTTGTGCTATGGCCGATGCCCATCCGAAACGAGCGCAATTTGTGGCCGTTCACCCAATGGCAGGCACTGAGAACTCGGGGCCGGGGGCCGCATTCAAAGAGTTGCTGGTCGGTAAGAACCTCATCATCTGCGACCGCGAAAAGAGCAATCCAGACAGCCTGACACTCACTGAGAGCCTTTTTCGGGATGTGGGCATGAAGTTGTTTTACATGACCCCGCAGGAGCACGACCTGCACCTGGCCTATGTATCACACCTGAGCCACGTGAGCGCATTTGCCCTTGGATTAACGGTACTGGAAAAGGAGAAAGACGAACAGGCCATCTTCGACATGGCCAGTACCGGCTTTAGCTCAACCGTGCGACTGGCCAAAAGCTCGCCAGCCATGTGGGCTCCCATCTTCGACCAGAACCGGCAAAATGTGTCGCAGGCATTGGCCGACTATATTGAGTTTCTTCTGCACTTCAAGCAAATCATCGATGATCAGGATGTGACCAACTCACTCGATTTTATGCAGCGGGCTAATGTCATCCGGCGCGTGCTGGACGGGATTGAGAAACGGTAG
- a CDS encoding aldo/keto reductase — MQATDQQPAVQAGTITIGGDLTVNRLAYGAMRITGDGIWGPPKDHDECIRVLKRTVELGINFIDTADSYGPYVSEELIAEALYPYPDGLIIGTKGGLLRTGPNQWPVDGSRKHLEEALNGSLKRLKLDQIDLYQLHRFDPKVPSEEFLGFLKEAQQQGKIKHIGLSEVSIDQIEEAKKYFDVVSVQNMYNFGEQRWNDVLTYCEQNNIAFIPWFPLNAGNVAADNAIKKVAKRHNATDYQIALAWLLAASPVMLPIAGTSSVKHLEENVQAATIKLTDEDLMDMPLPK; from the coding sequence ATGCAAGCAACAGACCAACAACCTGCAGTACAAGCTGGCACGATCACCATCGGTGGTGATCTGACCGTTAACCGATTAGCCTACGGTGCCATGCGAATTACCGGCGACGGCATCTGGGGACCGCCTAAAGATCATGACGAGTGTATTCGCGTACTGAAACGCACCGTTGAACTCGGCATCAACTTTATCGACACCGCCGACAGTTATGGCCCCTACGTTTCGGAAGAACTTATTGCCGAAGCCCTGTATCCTTACCCGGATGGGCTCATTATTGGCACAAAAGGTGGCCTGTTACGCACAGGCCCGAACCAATGGCCGGTCGATGGCAGCCGTAAACACCTCGAAGAAGCCCTGAATGGCAGCCTTAAACGCCTTAAACTCGACCAGATCGACTTGTATCAATTGCACCGGTTCGATCCAAAAGTACCCTCCGAAGAGTTTCTTGGTTTCCTGAAAGAAGCGCAACAACAGGGTAAGATTAAGCATATTGGCTTGTCGGAAGTGAGCATTGACCAGATCGAAGAAGCAAAAAAATACTTTGACGTCGTGTCGGTACAGAACATGTACAACTTTGGCGAACAACGCTGGAATGACGTCTTGACATACTGCGAACAAAATAACATCGCTTTTATCCCCTGGTTTCCGCTCAATGCCGGAAATGTTGCGGCAGATAATGCGATTAAAAAAGTAGCAAAACGTCACAACGCAACGGATTATCAAATCGCACTGGCATGGTTGCTGGCGGCATCGCCCGTTATGTTACCCATTGCCGGAACATCGTCGGTAAAGCACCTGGAAGAAAATGTTCAGGCCGCGACCATCAAATTGACAGACGAAGATTTGATGGATATGCCACTTCCTAAATAA
- a CDS encoding nucleoside hydrolase, giving the protein MKKVPLIIDCDPGHDDAVMLLLAFGSNLFDIKAITTSAGNQTQEKTLKNARKILELIGTDVPVYKGCDKPLFRELIIADYVHGEMGMDGPILPEPNVYHESLSAIEAMARILTESPEKITIVPTGPLTNIATFLLAYPHLKSKIERISLMGGGAFRGNMTPTAEFNIYVDPEAAAVVFKSGVPITMCGLDVTHKALVFQEDIERFRAIGNRSGKVVAELMDFFSIYYRRERPELNGGAALHDPCSIAWLIDPSMFTSKPCFVDVEVNGTLTTGTTVVDFFDVLKKTPNVDFVYDIDRERYIQLIYDAVRVLP; this is encoded by the coding sequence ATGAAAAAAGTACCTCTGATAATTGACTGTGATCCAGGCCACGACGATGCCGTTATGCTGTTGCTCGCTTTTGGCAGTAACTTGTTTGACATCAAGGCCATTACGACTTCGGCGGGAAATCAAACGCAGGAGAAAACGCTGAAAAATGCGAGAAAAATCCTTGAGCTGATCGGCACCGATGTTCCCGTTTATAAAGGTTGCGACAAACCGCTCTTCCGCGAATTGATCATTGCCGATTACGTACACGGTGAGATGGGGATGGACGGCCCGATACTGCCAGAGCCAAACGTATATCATGAGTCTCTATCGGCCATAGAAGCGATGGCTCGGATTTTAACCGAAAGTCCGGAAAAGATAACCATTGTGCCAACGGGACCATTGACCAACATTGCTACATTTCTGCTGGCTTATCCGCATTTAAAATCTAAAATTGAGCGTATCTCACTCATGGGCGGGGGTGCTTTTCGGGGAAACATGACCCCTACCGCCGAATTCAACATATACGTTGATCCCGAAGCAGCCGCTGTCGTTTTCAAATCGGGCGTTCCCATCACCATGTGTGGACTTGATGTTACCCACAAGGCGTTGGTCTTTCAGGAAGACATTGAGCGATTCAGGGCAATTGGTAATAGGTCGGGGAAAGTAGTGGCCGAATTGATGGATTTCTTCTCCATTTATTACCGGCGCGAACGCCCTGAACTGAACGGTGGAGCAGCCCTTCATGACCCCTGTTCAATTGCCTGGTTAATTGATCCATCTATGTTTACGTCAAAGCCCTGCTTTGTCGATGTTGAAGTGAACGGCACATTAACCACAGGAACAACTGTCGTTGATTTTTTCGACGTGCTCAAGAAAACGCCCAATGTGGATTTCGTTTATGACATTGACCGGGAGCGATATATCCAGTTGATTTATGACGCCGTTCGCGTATTGCCGTAA
- a CDS encoding TonB-dependent receptor plug domain-containing protein, producing the protein MPLFLLLTLALAQPTPQDTLKVRPIDEVVVTATRNERSMGALPLPVTVISGKQIQQMGSLRLNDVLREQTGLAVVSDHGQGIQIQGFGPDYTLILVDGEPIVGRTAGTLDLTRLAVGNIKQIEVVKGPSSSLYGSEALAGVVNIITQTPGEIASQAKGSLSARYGANKTSDLSADVSKQWTVGRSGKVGIYLFGDRYQSAGYSLTEGSQAVAPFTNYTSSGRLTYTFSPKLKLAVSGRYFAENQVNSFVVSPDIQVSGPGTVRDYTLNPVLTHQLSPGWKLTYRYYRTGYFTETDLRYATTREAYDASFFRQTFNRPEVVVERIINPKNILTTGVGFIAETVEATRYTERKQFNTTYGFAQYEWMPTLRWTVIAGGRYDAHSQYASQFSPKVSARYALSPGIALRGSLGVGFKAPDFRQLYLNFDNAVAGYSVFGTQEAAVGIARLAQQGQLAEIVLDPSRLATIRAERSVAYNIGAQLKSPTLPLMASLNLFRNDIHDLIETQVIARKTNGQNVFSYNNLSQVYTQGAELESSWRWTVGTGYLTVSGGYQYLIAKDKAVKQGIKEGTVYRRNPETLASERVTSGEYGGLFNRSRHMANLKLFYEQPKHGLSASLRAVYRGRYGFADRDGNLILDSEAEYVRGYMLYNLSAAKTWKSITLQAGVDNLTGYTDPAYIPNLAGRLWYTTLRWAWKS; encoded by the coding sequence ATGCCCCTCTTTTTACTGCTCACCTTAGCACTTGCACAACCGACACCTCAGGACACGCTGAAAGTACGTCCAATTGATGAGGTTGTTGTGACCGCTACGCGTAATGAACGGTCAATGGGTGCGTTGCCGCTACCCGTAACGGTAATTAGCGGGAAGCAGATTCAGCAAATGGGCAGCCTGCGACTTAACGATGTACTGCGCGAACAGACGGGCCTGGCCGTGGTTTCGGATCATGGCCAGGGTATTCAGATACAGGGTTTTGGCCCTGACTACACGCTGATTCTGGTTGATGGTGAACCTATTGTAGGCCGAACAGCCGGAACGCTCGACTTAACGCGGCTGGCAGTTGGCAATATCAAACAAATAGAAGTTGTAAAAGGGCCTTCGTCAAGTTTATATGGGTCTGAAGCCTTAGCAGGCGTTGTCAATATCATTACCCAGACACCCGGAGAAATAGCTAGCCAGGCAAAAGGCAGCTTATCTGCCCGCTATGGGGCAAACAAAACCAGTGATCTATCAGCCGATGTAAGCAAGCAGTGGACTGTTGGCCGAAGCGGGAAAGTAGGTATTTATCTGTTTGGTGACCGGTATCAGTCGGCGGGTTATTCGCTCACCGAAGGTAGTCAGGCTGTCGCACCTTTTACCAATTACACTAGCAGCGGACGGCTGACATACACCTTTTCGCCGAAATTGAAACTAGCTGTCTCCGGTCGATATTTTGCTGAAAATCAGGTCAATAGTTTTGTCGTTAGCCCCGATATTCAGGTGTCTGGTCCTGGAACCGTACGAGATTATACCCTGAATCCTGTGTTAACGCATCAGTTATCTCCGGGCTGGAAACTAACGTATCGCTACTATCGAACGGGGTATTTTACTGAAACCGACCTTCGTTACGCAACAACCAGAGAAGCATACGATGCCAGTTTCTTCCGGCAAACGTTTAACCGTCCTGAAGTAGTTGTCGAACGGATCATTAATCCGAAAAATATCCTGACTACCGGGGTGGGTTTCATTGCCGAAACAGTTGAGGCAACCCGCTATACCGAACGGAAACAGTTCAATACAACCTATGGATTTGCTCAATATGAGTGGATGCCCACGCTTCGATGGACAGTAATTGCCGGTGGACGTTACGATGCCCATAGCCAGTATGCCAGTCAGTTTAGTCCCAAAGTATCCGCCCGTTATGCCCTTAGCCCAGGCATAGCCCTGAGAGGCAGCCTGGGCGTTGGCTTCAAGGCACCTGATTTTCGACAGTTATACCTGAATTTCGATAATGCCGTTGCAGGATACAGTGTTTTTGGAACGCAGGAGGCCGCAGTGGGAATTGCCCGGCTAGCACAGCAGGGACAACTGGCAGAAATTGTCCTAGACCCATCTCGTCTGGCTACGATTCGGGCCGAGCGATCTGTAGCGTATAATATTGGGGCACAGCTTAAATCGCCAACGCTTCCGCTAATGGCTAGCCTGAACCTGTTTCGAAACGACATTCACGATCTGATCGAAACACAGGTGATTGCTCGTAAAACGAATGGGCAGAATGTGTTCAGCTACAACAATTTAAGTCAGGTGTATACCCAGGGAGCTGAGCTGGAGAGTAGCTGGCGGTGGACTGTCGGAACGGGCTATCTGACGGTAAGCGGGGGGTATCAATACCTGATCGCAAAGGATAAAGCCGTCAAACAGGGAATTAAAGAAGGGACAGTTTACCGGCGTAATCCTGAAACCCTGGCGAGCGAGCGCGTAACGTCGGGCGAATACGGCGGGTTGTTCAATCGCTCCCGGCACATGGCCAACCTGAAGCTTTTTTACGAACAGCCTAAACATGGCCTTTCAGCTTCATTACGGGCTGTTTATCGGGGTCGCTATGGCTTCGCCGATCGTGACGGCAACCTGATTCTTGATTCCGAGGCTGAGTATGTTCGGGGCTATATGCTCTATAATCTGTCGGCGGCAAAGACCTGGAAATCAATTACGCTGCAAGCGGGTGTTGATAACCTGACGGGCTATACTGACCCGGCTTATATCCCCAATCTGGCCGGACGCTTGTGGTATACCACTCTGCGCTGGGCCTGGAAATCCTGA
- a CDS encoding NUDIX hydrolase gives MIHDNDPRPWQVERSEYIHNLPWFTVRKDAIHMENGGSIPDYFVLEYPDWINVVAVTTDGQLVLIRQYRHAIAGVHYELCAGVIDPNEKPLLAAQRELLEETGFGGGQWELLMTLSANPGTHANLTYSYLATGVELKQRQHLESTEEITVHIVSPERALEIINTGDMMQSLHLAPLLKYFLNRDSKDLKD, from the coding sequence ATGATTCATGACAATGACCCACGACCCTGGCAGGTCGAGCGATCTGAATACATCCACAATTTACCGTGGTTTACAGTTCGAAAGGATGCAATCCATATGGAGAACGGGGGATCAATCCCAGATTACTTCGTTCTTGAGTATCCCGACTGGATCAACGTCGTTGCTGTAACGACAGATGGCCAGTTAGTGCTCATCCGGCAATACCGCCATGCGATAGCGGGTGTTCATTATGAGCTTTGTGCAGGTGTCATTGACCCAAATGAAAAACCGCTTTTAGCTGCCCAGCGCGAACTACTGGAGGAAACTGGCTTTGGTGGAGGCCAGTGGGAATTGCTGATGACACTCTCGGCTAACCCGGGTACACACGCCAATCTGACGTATTCCTACTTAGCGACGGGTGTTGAGTTGAAGCAGAGACAGCATCTTGAATCAACAGAAGAAATTACGGTTCATATCGTATCGCCCGAACGGGCCTTGGAAATTATCAATACCGGCGACATGATGCAATCACTTCATCTGGCCCCGTTGCTGAAATACTTTCTGAACCGGGATTCAAAAGATTTAAAGGATTAG
- a CDS encoding TolC family protein, with amino-acid sequence MVVTASAQTTLTLRQTLRQVRENSPALRVERLNINAAQADQTTANLRANPVLNNQTLFQLKQAPGALSPAPGAEGVGVLNRQRRQFWLQATKEFDIHGKRTYRNRFAEANTNLAVRSVAETERGLLFDAANRYLDAWYARVQLALLQRAKANVDTLVQLNRVRLKDLVITSTDLTRTQLISDQYDIQTRTAQQDLRNRLNDLRLVIGAADTINVALNDSIINPAFANPLSLYPVMNASADSLLGLAATTRTDVRVAEANIESARRNVDLQQVLAKPRNEAGLIWNPQNSVPYAGVFLTIELPVYTRNQGEIQKSRVLQEQAGQAAALVQAQIRAEVTNAYQSFATSRENIERYIGIRRDADKVLASVRYAYLRGATTLIDLLQAQTSWFDTQTAYYQALYTHRQNYVRLLYVTGQINAY; translated from the coding sequence ATGGTTGTAACAGCCTCTGCACAGACCACACTAACCTTGCGGCAAACACTCCGGCAGGTTCGTGAGAATAGCCCCGCCCTTCGCGTTGAGCGGTTGAATATCAACGCGGCCCAGGCCGACCAGACGACAGCGAACCTACGGGCGAACCCCGTTCTGAATAATCAGACGCTGTTTCAGTTAAAGCAAGCGCCGGGCGCGTTGTCGCCAGCACCGGGTGCTGAAGGGGTGGGAGTATTAAATCGTCAGCGACGCCAGTTCTGGCTACAGGCCACTAAAGAATTTGATATTCATGGTAAGCGTACCTATCGGAATCGCTTTGCCGAGGCCAATACAAATCTGGCTGTTCGGAGTGTTGCCGAAACGGAACGGGGGTTGCTCTTCGATGCGGCCAATCGATACCTCGATGCCTGGTATGCCCGCGTTCAGCTTGCCTTGCTGCAACGGGCTAAAGCCAATGTCGACACGCTGGTTCAACTAAATAGGGTGCGGCTTAAGGATTTGGTAATCACCAGTACCGATCTTACCCGGACGCAATTAATTTCCGATCAATACGACATTCAAACCCGAACAGCGCAACAGGATCTCCGAAATCGACTCAATGATTTGCGGTTGGTGATTGGGGCGGCCGACACCATCAATGTGGCGTTGAACGATTCTATTATCAATCCGGCCTTTGCAAACCCGCTGAGTTTATATCCCGTTATGAATGCCAGTGCGGATAGTTTGTTAGGATTGGCAGCAACGACCCGGACAGACGTACGTGTTGCAGAAGCCAATATAGAATCTGCCCGGCGCAACGTAGACTTGCAGCAAGTGTTGGCTAAGCCCCGTAATGAAGCCGGCCTGATTTGGAATCCCCAGAATTCTGTTCCTTATGCGGGTGTATTTTTAACAATTGAATTGCCCGTATACACCCGTAATCAGGGCGAAATACAAAAATCCCGAGTGTTGCAGGAGCAGGCTGGACAGGCAGCTGCGTTGGTACAGGCTCAGATACGGGCAGAAGTCACAAATGCGTATCAATCGTTTGCGACCAGTCGAGAGAATATTGAGCGATATATTGGCATTCGTCGCGACGCCGACAAGGTGCTCGCATCTGTCCGATATGCCTACCTGCGGGGAGCCACTACGCTGATCGACCTGCTTCAAGCGCAAACGTCGTGGTTCGACACGCAAACCGCCTATTACCAGGCACTCTATACCCATCGTCAAAACTATGTCCGTCTGTTGTATGTGACCGGGCAGATTAATGCGTATTAA
- a CDS encoding pyridoxal phosphate-dependent aminotransferase translates to MIIPLAHRADQTQEYYFSVKLAEVRRLQAAGHDIINLGIGNPDLMPSANTVDALIKSVQQPTSHGYQPYKGTPGLRQAIARFYSHTYGVTLNADTEILPLIGSKEGITHISLTFLNDGDGVLVPELGYPAYRAVSAMVGASVREYPLLEHGGWQPDWAILDDLVAKANPSNPVKILWMNYPHMPTGAPATHALLERAVRFAHDHKVLLCHDNPYSLILNKKPPISLLSVDGAKEVAIELNSLSKSHNMAGWRIGWMAGAKAYVDAVLTIKSNVDSGQFKPLMDAATEALTNSDEWHRERNAVYQGRLDAIHAFLDTLGCTYSTDQEGLFIWAKLPDSVASAEDLVNDLLLTKHVFIAPGFIFGPKGNRYVRVSLCMPKERIEEAVGRLNRDFIKI, encoded by the coding sequence GTGATTATCCCCCTCGCCCACCGCGCCGATCAAACGCAGGAATATTATTTCTCAGTAAAACTGGCCGAAGTCCGTCGTTTGCAGGCGGCTGGTCATGATATTATCAATCTCGGCATTGGCAACCCCGACCTGATGCCATCGGCCAACACGGTCGACGCCCTCATCAAGTCGGTACAGCAACCAACGTCGCATGGCTATCAGCCCTATAAAGGCACGCCGGGATTACGGCAGGCCATTGCCAGATTCTACAGCCATACCTACGGTGTCACCCTCAACGCCGATACCGAAATTCTGCCGCTTATTGGCTCAAAAGAGGGCATCACGCACATCTCTCTAACGTTTTTGAACGATGGCGATGGCGTACTGGTACCTGAACTTGGCTACCCGGCCTACCGGGCGGTAAGCGCAATGGTTGGAGCCAGTGTTCGTGAGTATCCTTTGCTGGAACATGGCGGCTGGCAACCCGACTGGGCTATTCTGGACGATTTAGTAGCCAAAGCCAACCCATCGAATCCAGTCAAAATTCTTTGGATGAACTACCCGCACATGCCAACGGGTGCTCCCGCTACCCATGCCTTGTTAGAGCGGGCGGTGCGTTTTGCCCACGACCACAAAGTTCTGCTGTGCCATGACAATCCCTACAGCCTGATTCTGAACAAAAAACCACCTATCAGTCTGTTGTCAGTGGATGGTGCGAAGGAGGTGGCTATCGAGTTGAATTCCCTGAGCAAATCGCACAATATGGCGGGATGGCGCATTGGCTGGATGGCGGGTGCGAAAGCCTACGTAGATGCCGTATTGACCATCAAAAGCAATGTCGATTCGGGGCAGTTTAAACCCTTGATGGATGCCGCTACAGAAGCCCTTACCAATTCGGATGAGTGGCATCGGGAACGTAATGCCGTTTATCAGGGTCGTCTGGATGCTATTCATGCCTTTCTGGATACCTTGGGTTGTACCTATTCCACTGATCAGGAAGGGCTGTTCATTTGGGCAAAACTGCCTGATTCGGTAGCTTCAGCCGAAGACCTGGTGAATGACTTACTTCTGACGAAACACGTTTTCATCGCCCCCGGCTTTATTTTCGGGCCCAAAGGCAACCGGTATGTGCGTGTGTCGTTGTGTATGCCAAAGGAGCGGATCGAGGAGGCAGTGGGGCGTCTGAACCGGGATTTTATCAAGATTTAA
- a CDS encoding efflux RND transporter periplasmic adaptor subunit, protein MRFSLLIVLTLLMAACKEKPKPVVTSIPRPTISADGGRITFPDSVMMRAFTTQQAHSGDIHTDFAAPGHVAAMVLRSVENPAERLVLFDDSGLSDNYTAILQHRINIQTERGNLERVKDLQAHGAASGKEVIEAQTQLANEEAAIISDEATLKLAGFDPEALRTARPNTILVVCEIPENQFGSIRKGIACTLNFTAFPNERFAGRIDNVNDYVDNTTRQIKLRISVANPDGRLKAGMFATAEFGIKEEGKFITVSRDAIVTVQGRDYVFIQTAPQVIERRAVQLGQQRADRVVVQNGLAQNDRVVTANVLQLKGLSFGY, encoded by the coding sequence ATGAGATTTTCCCTGCTTATAGTACTGACCTTGTTGATGGCTGCCTGTAAAGAGAAGCCAAAGCCAGTTGTTACATCAATACCCCGCCCAACGATCAGTGCCGATGGGGGGCGTATTACGTTTCCGGATTCGGTAATGATGCGGGCCTTTACCACGCAACAAGCGCACTCGGGCGACATTCATACCGATTTTGCTGCTCCTGGTCACGTTGCCGCTATGGTATTGCGCTCTGTCGAAAACCCGGCCGAGAGGCTGGTATTGTTTGATGATTCGGGTCTCTCCGACAATTACACGGCCATTCTGCAACACCGGATTAACATTCAAACCGAGCGGGGTAATCTGGAGCGAGTTAAGGATTTACAGGCACATGGCGCGGCATCGGGCAAAGAAGTGATTGAAGCCCAAACGCAGTTAGCCAATGAAGAAGCCGCTATTATTTCGGATGAAGCCACGCTCAAACTGGCGGGTTTCGACCCCGAAGCCTTACGCACAGCGCGGCCCAACACAATTTTAGTCGTGTGCGAAATACCCGAAAATCAGTTTGGCAGTATTCGCAAAGGCATTGCCTGTACACTCAATTTTACTGCGTTCCCAAACGAACGGTTTGCTGGCCGGATTGACAATGTGAATGATTACGTGGATAACACCACCCGACAGATCAAGCTGCGTATTTCGGTAGCTAACCCCGATGGTCGTCTAAAGGCAGGGATGTTCGCCACCGCCGAATTTGGTATAAAGGAAGAAGGTAAGTTTATAACTGTTTCCCGCGATGCTATCGTGACGGTGCAGGGCCGCGATTATGTCTTTATTCAAACGGCACCGCAGGTTATTGAACGTCGGGCAGTGCAGCTTGGCCAGCAACGCGCCGACAGAGTGGTTGTACAAAACGGATTGGCACAAAACGACCGGGTTGTTACCGCCAATGTCCTTCAATTGAAAGGGTTGAGTTTTGGGTATTGA
- a CDS encoding type II toxin-antitoxin system RelE/ParE family toxin, whose product MIQITFTNRAVEDLDAINDYRSTYSPAYADHLIDTLIAKIEQLKSFPEMGRKVPEFSLAYLRELVHNDYRIVYKIVSNEQIDVITIQHSSRNMADRFFDR is encoded by the coding sequence ATGATTCAAATCACCTTTACAAATCGGGCTGTTGAAGACTTGGATGCAATTAATGATTACCGCTCTACCTATTCACCTGCCTACGCCGATCATCTGATTGATACGCTTATTGCGAAAATCGAACAGTTGAAATCTTTTCCAGAAATGGGTCGTAAAGTACCAGAATTTTCACTCGCCTATCTCAGAGAATTGGTTCATAACGATTATCGTATCGTTTACAAAATTGTCAGTAATGAGCAAATAGATGTCATTACTATTCAGCACAGCTCACGAAATATGGCAGACCGTTTTTTTGATCGCTGA
- a CDS encoding GxxExxY protein yields MYQRALAVELELNNIIFAREYEMSVFFKSVQVGTRRVDFLIEECLSVELKAVAGLDNANLAQGKNYLEAYNLPTGLLINFGTSSLEFKRLFNNKYKSSAI; encoded by the coding sequence ATTTACCAACGAGCGTTGGCTGTGGAGTTGGAGCTGAATAACATTATTTTTGCGCGGGAATATGAGATGTCTGTATTCTTTAAGAGCGTCCAGGTGGGTACGAGACGAGTTGATTTTTTGATAGAGGAATGTTTATCTGTCGAGTTGAAAGCTGTTGCTGGTTTAGACAACGCTAATTTAGCACAGGGTAAAAATTATCTGGAAGCGTATAATCTACCCACTGGATTACTCATAAATTTTGGAACGTCCAGCCTTGAGTTCAAACGATTATTCAACAACAAGTACAAGTCTTCAGCTATATAG
- a CDS encoding ferritin translates to MKDLVRLRSSVKESVELALNQQIQMEMISSSKYLAMAGWCDRNGLDHCAGFFYNQSEEERKHAMKFFHYLCDQGGTAYSPEIPAVSQEFDSLRSVFEGALDQEITVTDSINRIIGICRREGDYATEELLKWYVKEQMEEEYIARRCLELIDQIPADQIYYLDKKLASVTYDGNPFE, encoded by the coding sequence ATGAAAGACTTAGTAAGATTGCGCAGTTCTGTAAAGGAAAGCGTTGAACTGGCCCTGAACCAGCAAATACAAATGGAAATGATCTCGTCGTCAAAATACCTGGCGATGGCAGGCTGGTGCGACCGCAATGGTCTGGACCACTGTGCAGGTTTCTTCTACAATCAGTCGGAAGAAGAGCGCAAACATGCCATGAAGTTTTTTCACTACCTATGCGATCAGGGTGGCACAGCTTATTCGCCCGAGATTCCGGCGGTGAGTCAGGAGTTCGATTCGTTACGGTCAGTATTTGAAGGCGCTCTGGATCAGGAAATTACCGTAACGGACTCGATCAACCGAATCATTGGCATTTGCCGCCGTGAAGGCGATTATGCCACCGAGGAGCTGCTGAAATGGTACGTGAAAGAGCAAATGGAAGAAGAATACATTGCCCGTCGCTGTTTGGAATTGATCGATCAAATTCCAGCTGACCAAATTTATTACCTGGACAAAAAACTCGCCAGCGTTACCTACGACGGCAACCCATTCGAATAG